The following are from one region of the Phormidium sp. PBR-2020 genome:
- a CDS encoding anion permease — protein MDIILTLVILVLALVGFVSELLPPDIIALSVTVLLMLCGLVTPEEGMSGFSNSATVTVMAMFILSAGIAKTGVIQIIRDFLVRWGGKSSSRQIFTLGVLVGPISAFINNTAVLAIFLPIVEDWCRKQKRSPSKLLIPLSYISILGGMMTLVGTSTNILASGLSEQLGYRTFTIFEFSKASVCIFIFGLLYLTFFAPALLPSRKTEGDSFTQDYGLKDYVTELVITPQSSLVGETLSNSGIQRKFDLDVLELLRDKVRFAQPLADKILEAGDVLVVRSSREDLLKIREERGLDLVADVKFTQKSLDSVLSSEEEKIGEVLILSNSRLIGTTLKEIRFRQRYNATVLAVRRGSELVKGPLGRVPLRFGDLLLLQGPKQSFIGLQTTRELLVLEQRNVETIRQDKAWISVGIGLAVIGLSAFNIMPIVVSAWAGVIALILTKCLRPGEIYGAIRWDIIFLLAGLIPLGVAMRNSGTTTWIADNLLAIGGELPGYWVLVFFFVITSIFTEIISNNAAVVLMLPIAVEVAQSLGLNPFSAMFAVTFAASNSYLSPIGYQTNTMVYGPGGYKFTDFARIGAPLTLSLMFLAPWLIMTFYGL, from the coding sequence ATGGATATTATTCTGACCCTGGTTATCTTGGTGTTGGCATTAGTTGGCTTTGTGAGCGAACTCTTACCGCCCGATATTATCGCCTTATCCGTGACCGTTTTACTGATGCTTTGTGGCTTGGTGACTCCCGAGGAAGGAATGTCCGGTTTCAGTAACTCCGCAACCGTCACCGTAATGGCGATGTTTATCCTCAGTGCGGGCATCGCCAAAACTGGAGTTATCCAAATCATTCGTGATTTTTTAGTGCGTTGGGGGGGCAAAAGTTCCAGTCGTCAAATTTTTACTTTAGGGGTCTTAGTGGGGCCCATTTCGGCATTCATCAATAACACCGCTGTCCTAGCAATTTTTCTGCCCATTGTTGAGGACTGGTGTCGTAAACAAAAGCGATCGCCCTCTAAACTTCTGATTCCTCTCTCCTATATTTCTATTTTGGGAGGAATGATGACATTAGTGGGAACCTCAACTAATATTTTAGCGAGTGGACTCTCAGAACAACTCGGCTATCGAACCTTTACGATTTTTGAGTTTTCTAAGGCGAGTGTCTGTATTTTTATCTTTGGTCTTTTGTATTTGACATTTTTTGCTCCTGCGTTGCTTCCCAGTCGCAAGACAGAAGGTGACTCATTTACGCAAGATTATGGCTTAAAAGACTATGTGACTGAATTAGTGATCACCCCTCAGTCTAGTCTTGTTGGTGAAACATTAAGTAATAGTGGCATTCAACGAAAATTCGATTTAGATGTGTTAGAGCTGCTACGAGACAAAGTGAGATTTGCTCAACCTCTAGCGGATAAAATTCTTGAAGCCGGAGATGTTTTGGTTGTACGCAGTAGTCGAGAAGATCTCCTAAAAATTCGAGAGGAGAGGGGTTTAGACCTGGTTGCAGATGTCAAATTCACCCAAAAATCATTGGATTCTGTCTTGAGTTCCGAGGAAGAAAAAATCGGTGAAGTTCTGATTCTCTCGAACTCTCGCTTAATTGGGACAACCCTTAAAGAAATTCGCTTTCGACAGCGGTATAATGCCACGGTGTTAGCCGTGCGTCGAGGTTCAGAGTTGGTAAAAGGTCCCCTAGGGCGGGTCCCCTTACGCTTTGGCGATTTGTTGCTCTTGCAGGGTCCTAAACAGAGTTTTATTGGACTGCAAACCACCCGAGAGTTGTTAGTTCTTGAGCAACGAAATGTAGAGACAATCCGGCAAGACAAAGCTTGGATTTCCGTGGGTATTGGCTTAGCCGTTATTGGACTTTCAGCGTTTAACATTATGCCAATTGTTGTCAGTGCATGGGCAGGAGTAATCGCCTTGATCCTGACTAAATGCTTACGTCCTGGAGAAATCTATGGCGCGATTCGTTGGGATATTATTTTCTTATTGGCGGGATTAATTCCCCTCGGCGTTGCCATGCGTAACTCGGGAACCACCACCTGGATTGCTGATAACCTCCTTGCCATTGGCGGAGAACTGCCAGGGTACTGGGTCCTGGTCTTTTTCTTTGTTATCACCTCGATATTCACAGAAATTATTTCCAATAATGCCGCAGTTGTCTTGATGCTCCCCATTGCCGTTGAAGTCGCCCAAAGCTTAGGATTGAATCCTTTTTCGGCTATGTTCGCTGTTACCTTTGCTGCCTCCAATAGTTATCTGAGTCCCATTGGCTATCAAACCAATACCATGGTCTATGGACCCGGGGGCTATAAATTTACGGACTTTGCCCGGATTGGTGCGCCGTTGACCTTGAGTTTGA